A stretch of the Pedobacter sp. MC2016-14 genome encodes the following:
- the yiaA gene encoding inner membrane protein YiaA — translation MEPLQYRTEENSSTQKHDEKVRNPFKPTAAFIGASWFALLAGVLGYCIGLWNAGMELNEKGYYFTILLFGLFAVISVQKSVRDRSEGLAVTDLYYGLSWFATIAAMVLLTIGLWNADITLSEKGFYAMAFSLSMFSAIAVQKNTRDAKMFEDKEL, via the coding sequence ATGGAACCGCTACAATACAGAACAGAAGAAAATTCATCAACGCAAAAACATGATGAGAAAGTTAGAAACCCATTTAAACCGACAGCCGCATTTATTGGTGCCTCCTGGTTTGCCTTGTTGGCAGGTGTATTAGGCTATTGCATCGGCTTATGGAATGCAGGTATGGAATTGAACGAAAAAGGTTATTATTTCACCATTTTATTATTTGGCTTATTCGCCGTTATCTCTGTACAAAAAAGTGTCAGGGACAGGTCTGAAGGACTCGCGGTCACAGATCTTTATTACGGACTGAGTTGGTTTGCTACTATTGCAGCAATGGTCCTGCTAACGATTGGCCTTTGGAACGCAGATATCACGCTAAGTGAAAAAGGATTTTACGCCATGGCATTCTCGTTAAGTATGTTTTCGGCCATTGCCGTTCAAAAGAATACCCGTGACGCAAAAATGTTCGAGGATAAAGAACTGTAA